From Solanum lycopersicum chromosome 8, SLM_r2.1, the proteins below share one genomic window:
- the LOC101245867 gene encoding uncharacterized protein — MERYVSKSRNDGNKSRKLKKMYDTEDIHEDVDLSSSIEIEEKNKTDKGNIKKTKSVKLGRSSEDPTHEKSGKRVRFSGQVQIFPSLNHTSDEKHEIEEENLLQGKRFSKLEDEIVKEAVHKYIELHNLGEQGLKKVLNARSYPEIKGCWKEIGRSIPYRPTIAVYSRAQILFRRSESRKWTEEECEILLKLQKEHGNNWKRIADELGKHRRHVKDTWRRLKQSNQNKGSWTQEEYQNLFDLVNTDLRLKLSEEKKSKHGMLRDNIAWNAISENLSTRNPTNCCLKWYNQLTSSMVDKGEWADVDDYRLIDALFELDASCIEDVDWDNLLDHRHGEICRKRWNQMILHIGQLGNKSFVDQVEVLAKRYRPDLVEVREAWDNKPIVP, encoded by the exons ATGGAACGTTACGTCTCCAAGAGTCGCAACGACG GGAATAAAAGTAGGAAGTTGAAGAAAATGTATGATACTGAGGATATACATGAAGATGTTGATCTTTCTTCATCTatagaaatagaagaaaaaaataaaacagacAAAGGTAATATCAAAAAGACAAAAAGTGTAAAATTAGGACGCAGCTCTGAAGATCCTACACATGAGAAGAGTGGAAAGAGAGTGAGATTTTCTGGTCAGGTTCAGATTTTCCCTTCATTGAATCATACAAGTGATGAGAAGCATGAGATCGAGGAAGAAAATTTACTGCAGGGCAAGCGATTCTCAAAGCTTGAAGATGAAATTGTCAAAGAGGCTGTTCATAAATACATAGAGCTACATAACTTAGGCGAACAAGGGCTGAAAAAGGTGTTAAATGCTAGATCTTATCCTGAAATTAAGGGTTGCTGGAAAGAAATAGGGAGGTCTATACCATATAGACCTACTATTGCAGTTTATTCTCGTGCGCAGATCTTATTTCGAAGGAGTGAATCACGTAAATGGACCGAAGAAGAGTGTGAGATTTTACTAAAGCTCCAAAAAGAGCATGGGAATAATTGGAAACGCATAGCTGATGAACTTGGAAAACATCGGCGGCATGTGAAGGATACATGGCGAAGGCTAAAGCAATCCAATCAGAATAAAGGTTCATGGACTCAGGAGGAGTACCAGAATTTGTTTGATTTAGTGAACACTGATCTGAGACTGAAGCTTTCTGAAGAGAAGAAATCTAAACATGGGATGCTACGAGATAATATTGCATGGAATGCAATAAGTGAAAACTTGTCCACAAGAAATCCTACAAATTGCTGCTTGAAATGGTATAATCAATTAACATCATCCATGGTGGACAAAGGTGAATGGGCGGATGTCGATGACTATCGCCTAATTGATGCACTTTTTGAGCTGGACGCAAGCTGCATTGAAGATGTGGATTGGGACAACCTTCTTGACCACAGGCATGGAGAGATATGTCGAAAGAGATGGAACCAAATGATTCTTCACATAGGTCAACTTGGAAACAAGTCATTTGTTGATCAAGTAGAAGTTCTAGCCAAGAGATACCGTCCTGATTTGGTCGAAGTAAGAGAGGCTTGGGACAATAAACCAATCGTTCCATGA